The nucleotide sequence AACAGGCCGTTGAGCGCTTCGAGGAAGCCGTTGGTCTGGCGGGTCTGGGCCCAGGCGACGATGCCCTCGAGGTGGCGACGGACCATGGCGGCGACCTCCTTCATGGGTTCGACCTTGGAACGCATGACGCAGGTGCACCAGTGCTTGAGCATGTCGCGT is from Thermithiobacillus tepidarius DSM 3134 and encodes:
- a CDS encoding transposase; this encodes RDMLKHWCTCVMRSKVEPMKEVAAMVRRHLEGIVAWAQTRQTNGFLEALNGLFQSAKRRARGFTRFTTIRTVIFLIAGKLDFAVINPHARQPT